The Vibrio tubiashii ATCC 19109 genome has a segment encoding these proteins:
- a CDS encoding class II glutamine amidotransferase, producing the protein MCELLGMSANVPTDICFSFTGLMQRGGNTGPHRDGWGITFYEGKGFRNFKDPNPSCDSKIAELVQNYPIKSCAVISHIRQANRGAVNLENTHPFTRELWGRYWTFAHNGQLSDYQNLVTGRHRPVGQTDSELSFCWLLKQMEDEYPEPPQDMVGVFRFVAECCDKLREKGVFNMLLSDGEYVMTYCTNHLYWITRRAPFGKAALLDEDVEINFQEETTPNDIVSVIVTQPLTGNETWHRMKPGEFGIFHFGELIDGNADELADVAYAPKKVASQAPTEPLE; encoded by the coding sequence ATGTGTGAACTGCTCGGAATGAGCGCCAATGTGCCAACCGATATCTGTTTTAGTTTTACCGGGCTGATGCAGCGCGGCGGTAATACCGGTCCGCACCGTGATGGTTGGGGAATCACTTTCTACGAGGGCAAAGGCTTTCGTAATTTCAAAGATCCGAACCCAAGTTGCGATTCAAAGATCGCTGAGCTGGTACAGAATTATCCGATTAAAAGCTGTGCGGTGATAAGTCATATTCGTCAGGCGAATCGCGGTGCAGTGAATCTTGAAAATACCCACCCCTTTACCCGTGAACTGTGGGGACGTTATTGGACCTTTGCTCATAATGGTCAATTGAGCGATTACCAAAATTTAGTAACGGGTAGACATCGCCCCGTTGGGCAAACAGATAGTGAACTCTCATTTTGTTGGTTGCTTAAGCAGATGGAAGATGAGTATCCAGAACCACCGCAAGATATGGTGGGGGTGTTTCGTTTTGTTGCCGAGTGCTGCGACAAGCTGAGAGAGAAGGGCGTGTTTAACATGCTGCTTTCAGACGGTGAGTATGTCATGACCTACTGTACTAACCATCTTTATTGGATCACCCGTCGTGCGCCATTTGGTAAAGCTGCGTTACTTGATGAAGATGTGGAAATTAACTTCCAAGAAGAAACAACGCCCAATGACATTGTGTCTGTCATTGTGACTCAACCGCTGACGGGCAATGAAACTTGGCACCGAATGAAGCCGGGCGAGTTTGGCATTTTCCATTTTGGTGAGCTGATCGATGGTAATGCCGATGAACTGGCTGACGTCGCATATGCGCCCAAAAAAGTGGCCAGTCAGGCACCTACCGAACCGTTAGAGTAA